The Erythrobacter litoralis HTCC2594 nucleotide sequence ATCGCGAACACGATGAAGGGCAGGGCACCCACGATATAGGCCGAAGCTTTGGACTCCGAGCTCATGGCCCGGATCTTGAGCTTCATCTGGCCGCGCTTGCGCAGCACTTCCGACAGGTTCGACAGCGTTTCGGCGAGGTTTCCCCCGGTCTCACGCTGGATCGCCAGTGTGATGCAGAAGAAGTTGAACTCGGGGATATTCAGCTTGTCGGCCGTATCCTGGAGGCCTTCTTCCATCGTTTTCCCGATCTTGATGCGTTCGACGATCGACTTGAACTCGACACCGACCGGTCCCGGGACTTCCTGTGCCACCACGGCGAGGGTTTCCGTGACCGGTAGGCCCGAGCGCAGGCCGCGCACGAGCAGTTCGATCGCATCGGGAAACTTCGAATTGAAGTCCGCCGTCCGCTTGTTAATGAAAAATCCGACCACGAAATGCGGCAGGCCGGCTCCGATCACTGCACCCACGCCGAGCGAGAGCAGCAGCGCTCCGCTGCGCAGGAAGATCAGCACCGCGACGGTCAGACCGACGCCCAGCGAAGCATAGAAA carries:
- a CDS encoding type II secretion system F family protein gives rise to the protein MSILQLLLFGGGLMALMVVGYSALSGPNAAKESQRRLNAVRYRHSESTDTKVESQLKKAIAARKPKAHRIAGSASRIEALELRLDRTGKGWTVSQYFYASLGVGLTVAVLIFLRSGALLLSLGVGAVIGAGLPHFVVGFFINKRTADFNSKFPDAIELLVRGLRSGLPVTETLAVVAQEVPGPVGVEFKSIVERIKIGKTMEEGLQDTADKLNIPEFNFFCITLAIQRETGGNLAETLSNLSEVLRKRGQMKLKIRAMSSESKASAYIVGALPFIVFAMIWWINPTYIDGFFTDERLIVIGLGGMVWMSIGAFIMAKMVSFEI